In Equus caballus isolate H_3958 breed thoroughbred chromosome 26, TB-T2T, whole genome shotgun sequence, the following are encoded in one genomic region:
- the OLIG2 gene encoding oligodendrocyte transcription factor 2, which produces MDSDASLVSSRPSSPEPDDLFLPARSKGSGGSGFTGGTVSSSTPSDCPPELSAELRGAMGTAGAHPGDKLGGGGFKSSSSSTSSSTSSAAASSTKKDKKQMTEPELQQLRLKINSRERKRMHDLNIAMDGLREVMPYAHGPSVRKLSKIATLLLARNYILMLTNSLEEMKRLVSEIYGGHHAGFHPSACGGLAHSAPLPAATAHPAAAAHAAHHPAVHHPILPPAAAAAAAAAAAAAVSSASLPGSGLSSVGSIRPPHGLLKSPSAAAAAPLGGGGGGSGGSGGFQHWGGMPCPCSMCQVPPPHHHVSAMGTGSLPRLTSDAK; this is translated from the coding sequence ATGGACTCGGACGCCAGTCTGGTGTCCAGCCGCCCGTCGTCGCCAGAGCCCGATGACCTTTTTCTGCCCGCCCGGAGTAAGggcagcggcggcagcggctTTACGGGAGGCACCGTGTCTTCGTCCACGCCGAGCGACTGCCCGCCAGAGCTGAGCGCCGAGCTGCGTGGCGCCATGGGCACGGCGGGCGCGCACCCCGGGGACAAGCTGGGCGGCGGCGGCTTCAAGTCATCCTCGTCCAGCACCTCATCGTCCACGTCGTCGGCGGCCGCGTCGTCCACCAAGAAGGACAAGAAACAGATGACAGAGCCCGAGCTGCAGCAGCTGCGCCTCAAAATCAACAGCCGCGAGCGCAAGCGTATGCACGACCTCAACATCGCCATGGATGGGCTGCGCGAGGTCATGCCCTACGCGCACGGCCCGTCCGTGCGCAAGCTCTCCAAGATCGCCACGCTGCTGCTGGCGCGCAACTACATCCTCATGCTCACCAACTCGCTGGAGGAGATGAAGCGGCTGGTGAGCGAGATCTACGGCGGCCACCACGCCGGCTTCCACCCGTCGGCCTGCGGCGGCCTGGCGCACTCAGCGCCCCTGCCCGCCGCCACGGCACACCCCGCGGCCGCCGCGCACGCCGCGCACCACCCGGCGGTGCACCATCCCATCCTGCCTccggccgccgccgctgccgccgctgctgccgccgccgccgcggtgTCCAGCGCCTCCCTGCCCGGTTCCGGGTTGTCGTCGGTCGGCTCCATTCGGCCCCCGCACGGCCTGCTCAAGTCTCCTTcggcagcggcggcggccccgCTGGGGGGCGGAGGCGGCGGCAGCGGGGGCAGCGGCGGCTTCCAGCACTGGGGCGGCATGCCCTGCCCCTGCAGCATGTGTCAGGTCCCACCGCCGCACCACCACGTGTCGGCCATGGGCACCGGCAGCCTGCCGCGCCTCACCTCCGACGCTAAGTGA